In Paraburkholderia bryophila, a single genomic region encodes these proteins:
- the lpxA gene encoding acyl-ACP--UDP-N-acetylglucosamine O-acyltransferase, whose translation MSRIHPTAIVEPGAQVDESVEIGPYAVIGAHVTIGARSTVGSHSVIEGHTTLGEDNRVGHYASVGGRPQDMKYKDEPTRLVIGNRNTIREFTTIHTGTVQDAGVTTLGDDNWIMAYVHIGHDCHVGNNVILSSNAQMAGHVTIGDHAIVGGMSGVHQFVRIGAHSMLGGASALVQDIPPFVIAAGNKAEPHGINVEGLRRRGFSPDAISALRSAYRLLYKNGLSLEEAKVQLRELASAGGDGDEPVQTLLAFIEMSQRGIIR comes from the coding sequence ATGAGCAGGATTCATCCCACTGCGATCGTCGAACCGGGCGCACAAGTCGACGAGTCCGTCGAAATCGGACCGTATGCCGTGATCGGCGCACATGTGACGATCGGCGCACGGAGCACGGTCGGCTCGCATAGCGTGATCGAAGGTCACACCACGCTCGGCGAAGACAACCGCGTCGGCCACTACGCATCGGTCGGCGGCCGTCCGCAGGACATGAAGTACAAAGACGAGCCGACCCGGCTCGTGATCGGCAACCGCAACACGATCCGCGAATTCACCACGATCCACACCGGCACGGTGCAGGACGCGGGCGTCACCACGCTCGGCGACGACAACTGGATCATGGCGTACGTGCACATCGGGCACGACTGCCACGTCGGTAATAACGTCATTCTGTCGAGCAACGCGCAGATGGCCGGCCACGTGACGATCGGGGATCACGCGATCGTCGGCGGCATGTCGGGCGTGCATCAGTTCGTGCGCATCGGCGCGCACTCCATGCTGGGCGGTGCGTCGGCGCTGGTGCAGGACATTCCGCCGTTCGTGATCGCCGCCGGCAACAAGGCGGAGCCGCACGGCATCAACGTCGAAGGGCTGCGCCGCCGCGGCTTCTCGCCGGACGCGATTTCGGCGCTGCGCTCGGCCTATCGCCTGCTGTACAAGAACGGCCTGTCGCTTGAAGAAGCGAAGGTGCAGTTGCGTGAACTGGCATCCGCGGGTGGCGATGGCGACGAACCGGTGCAGACGCTGCTCGCGTTCATCGAAATGTCGCAACGCGGCATCATCCGCTAA
- the lpxB gene encoding lipid-A-disaccharide synthase, with the protein MALQPNPLRVAMVAGEPSGDLLAASLLDGLASRLPTGTQYYGIGGPRMIATGFDAHWPMDKLTVRGYVEALRHIPSILAVRNELKRQLLAEPPSVFVGVDAPDFNFGLEHALRDAGIPTVHFVCPSIWAWRGGRIKKIAKAVDHMMCVFPFETALLEKAGVAASYVGHPLADEIPLIPDTLGARRALGLAEDGPIIAVLPGSRRSEIDLIGPTFFAAMEMMQHQEPSVRFVMPAATPTLREMLRPLVDSHPGLALTITDGQSQLAMTAADAILVKSGTVTLEAALLKKPMVISYKVPWLTGQIMRRQGYLPYVGLPNILAGRFVVPEILQHFATPQALAEATLKQLRDEGNRRTLTEIFTEMHHVLKQNTAQRAAEVVANVVEKHKARP; encoded by the coding sequence ATGGCATTGCAACCCAATCCGCTGCGCGTCGCGATGGTGGCCGGCGAACCGTCCGGCGACCTGCTCGCGGCGTCGCTGCTCGACGGTCTCGCGAGCCGTCTGCCCACCGGCACCCAGTACTACGGAATCGGCGGCCCGCGCATGATCGCCACGGGCTTCGACGCCCACTGGCCGATGGATAAGCTGACGGTGCGCGGCTATGTCGAAGCACTGCGGCATATTCCCAGCATTCTTGCCGTCCGTAACGAACTGAAGCGCCAATTGCTGGCGGAACCGCCGTCGGTGTTCGTCGGCGTGGACGCGCCCGATTTCAACTTCGGGCTCGAGCATGCGTTGCGCGACGCGGGCATTCCGACTGTTCACTTCGTGTGTCCGTCCATCTGGGCGTGGCGCGGCGGGCGCATCAAGAAGATCGCCAAAGCGGTCGACCACATGATGTGCGTGTTCCCGTTCGAAACCGCGCTGCTGGAGAAAGCCGGCGTCGCGGCGTCGTACGTAGGGCATCCGCTGGCCGACGAGATCCCGCTGATACCCGACACGCTCGGCGCACGCCGCGCGCTCGGTCTCGCGGAAGACGGTCCGATCATCGCGGTGCTGCCGGGCAGCCGGCGCTCGGAGATCGATCTGATCGGCCCGACGTTCTTCGCGGCGATGGAAATGATGCAGCATCAGGAGCCCAGCGTGCGCTTCGTGATGCCGGCGGCCACGCCGACCTTGCGTGAGATGCTGCGGCCGCTGGTCGACTCGCATCCGGGTCTCGCGCTGACGATTACCGACGGTCAGTCGCAACTCGCCATGACCGCAGCCGACGCCATCCTCGTGAAGAGCGGCACCGTGACGCTGGAAGCCGCGCTGCTGAAAAAGCCGATGGTGATCTCGTACAAGGTGCCCTGGCTGACCGGCCAGATCATGCGCCGCCAAGGCTATCTGCCATACGTGGGTCTGCCGAACATTCTGGCGGGGCGTTTCGTCGTGCCGGAAATTCTGCAGCATTTCGCCACGCCGCAAGCGCTGGCCGAGGCCACGCTGAAACAGTTGCGCGACGAAGGCAACCGGCGCACGCTGACGGAAATCTTCACGGAGATGCATCACGTGCTGAAGCAGAACACGGCGCAGCGTGCGGCGGAAGTCGTGGCGAACGTCGTCGAAAAGCATAAGGCGCGGCCGTGA
- the rnhB gene encoding ribonuclease HII has translation MTGARAPRRKTVAGAATEQVGLNFETPDDIVCGVDEAGRGPLAGPVVAAAVIFDPSKPMIRGLDDSKVLSAKKRDELYDKIVDRALAYCIASASVEEIDSLNILHATMLAMKRAVEGLAVVPTLVKIDGNRCPTLSVRSEAVIGGDALVKSISAASILAKVTRDRMLLELHQRFPVYGFNAHAGYGTPQHLAALREHGPCEHHRRSFAPVREAHLRFGTTTRLPAGEIVVMPVTLTDAMLDDDAFGERSGV, from the coding sequence GTGACCGGTGCGCGCGCACCTCGTCGCAAAACCGTGGCGGGCGCCGCGACGGAGCAGGTCGGCCTGAACTTCGAGACGCCGGACGACATCGTCTGCGGCGTCGACGAAGCCGGGCGGGGTCCGCTGGCCGGTCCGGTGGTCGCGGCGGCGGTGATCTTCGACCCGTCGAAGCCGATGATTCGCGGCCTCGACGATTCGAAGGTGCTCAGCGCGAAAAAGCGCGACGAACTGTACGACAAGATTGTCGATCGGGCGCTGGCCTACTGCATCGCGTCGGCGAGCGTCGAGGAAATCGATTCGCTGAATATCCTGCACGCCACCATGCTGGCGATGAAACGCGCGGTGGAAGGTCTCGCGGTCGTGCCGACGCTGGTCAAAATCGACGGTAATCGCTGCCCGACGCTGAGCGTGCGCAGCGAGGCGGTGATCGGCGGCGACGCGCTCGTCAAAAGCATTTCGGCGGCGTCGATTCTGGCTAAAGTCACGCGCGACCGGATGCTGCTCGAATTGCATCAGCGCTTTCCGGTGTACGGTTTCAATGCCCATGCCGGCTACGGCACGCCGCAACATCTCGCGGCACTGCGTGAACATGGGCCGTGCGAGCATCATCGGCGCTCGTTCGCGCCGGTGCGTGAAGCGCATCTGCGCTTCGGCACGACCACGCGTCTGCCGGCGGGTGAAATCGTCGTCATGCCCGTCACGCTGACCGACGCCATGCTCGACGACGACGCCTTTGGCGAACGCAGCGGCGTCTGA
- a CDS encoding TrmH family RNA methyltransferase — protein sequence MKAITSRDNPLYKRLKALAGSTHQQRRGGQALLEGFHLASAFLDVAGQPEMCIVTDGALTHDEARAIVARVEDHRVVTLPDALFGQLSNVVHGVGILLLVDKLDPPLPDTIAQTCLVLDGVQDAGNVGSILRSAAAAGIQQVFCAPGTAYAWSSKVLRSGMGAHFLLQIHEDVEAQSLIERLAVPIVITDSHGAEAIYDCDLSGPLAWVFGNEGAGVSQIWRDAVSLRVTIPQPGGMESLNVAAAAAVCVFEQCRQQRGRA from the coding sequence GTGAAAGCCATCACCTCGCGGGACAATCCGCTCTATAAACGTCTCAAGGCATTGGCCGGCTCGACGCATCAACAGCGTCGCGGCGGCCAGGCGTTGCTCGAAGGGTTTCATCTTGCGAGCGCGTTTCTCGACGTCGCCGGGCAGCCGGAAATGTGCATCGTCACGGATGGCGCGCTGACTCACGACGAAGCGCGCGCGATCGTCGCGCGTGTCGAAGATCATCGCGTCGTGACGCTGCCGGATGCGTTGTTCGGGCAATTGTCGAACGTCGTGCATGGGGTGGGGATTCTGCTGCTGGTCGACAAGCTCGATCCGCCGCTCCCCGACACGATCGCGCAGACCTGTCTGGTGCTCGACGGCGTACAGGACGCAGGCAATGTCGGCTCGATTCTACGCAGCGCGGCGGCGGCCGGCATTCAGCAGGTGTTCTGCGCGCCGGGTACCGCGTACGCGTGGTCGTCGAAAGTCTTGCGCTCGGGCATGGGCGCGCACTTCCTGTTGCAGATTCACGAGGACGTCGAAGCGCAGTCGTTGATCGAACGCCTCGCGGTGCCGATCGTGATTACGGACTCGCACGGCGCTGAAGCGATCTACGACTGCGATCTGAGTGGACCGCTCGCGTGGGTGTTCGGCAACGAAGGGGCGGGCGTGTCGCAAATCTGGCGCGACGCGGTGTCGTTGCGGGTGACGATTCCCCAGCCGGGCGGCATGGAGTCGCTCAATGTGGCGGCTGCGGCGGCGGTTTGCGTGTTCGAGCAATGCCGCCAGCAGCGCGGTCGCGCGTAG
- the ppsR gene encoding posphoenolpyruvate synthetase regulatory kinase/phosphorylase PpsR, producing MPPTVFIVSDGTGITAETFAHSILSQFDQKFRLVRVPFVDSTEKAYATLEKINEAIAQDGRRPIVFTTLVDSASNQIVKGSHALVLDMFQTFVEPLEQELELKSSHAMGRGHQNADTEEYKNRIEAINFSLAHDDGQSNRNLADADVILVGVSRSGKTPTSLYLAMQYGVKAANYPLIPEDFERGKLPTPLLAHRQKMFGLSIDPQRLSEIRNERRPGSKYAASENCRYEINEAEAMMRREGVKWLSSTHKSIEEIATTILQEIKLDRQAY from the coding sequence ATGCCGCCCACCGTATTCATCGTCTCCGACGGTACCGGGATCACTGCCGAAACCTTCGCGCATTCGATCCTCTCCCAGTTCGACCAGAAATTCCGTCTGGTTCGCGTGCCCTTCGTCGACTCGACGGAAAAGGCCTACGCCACCCTCGAAAAGATCAACGAGGCGATCGCGCAAGACGGCCGCCGGCCGATCGTGTTCACCACGCTGGTGGACAGCGCGTCGAACCAGATCGTCAAAGGCTCGCACGCGTTGGTGCTGGACATGTTTCAGACCTTTGTCGAGCCGCTCGAACAGGAACTGGAACTGAAGTCGAGCCACGCCATGGGCCGTGGCCACCAGAACGCGGACACCGAGGAATACAAGAACCGGATCGAGGCGATCAACTTTTCGCTCGCGCATGACGACGGTCAATCGAACCGCAATCTGGCCGACGCCGACGTGATTCTGGTCGGCGTGTCGCGCAGTGGGAAAACGCCGACGAGCCTTTATCTGGCCATGCAATACGGCGTGAAGGCGGCGAACTATCCGCTGATTCCGGAAGACTTCGAGCGCGGCAAGCTGCCTACGCCCTTGCTCGCGCATCGTCAGAAGATGTTTGGGTTGTCGATCGATCCGCAGCGGTTGTCCGAAATCCGCAACGAGCGCCGGCCGGGCAGCAAATACGCCGCGTCGGAAAACTGCCGTTATGAGATCAACGAAGCCGAAGCGATGATGCGACGCGAGGGCGTCAAGTGGCTGTCGTCGACGCACAAGTCGATCGAAGAGATCGCGACGACGATCCTGCAGGAGATCAAGCTGGATCGACAGGCTTATTGA
- the ppsA gene encoding phosphoenolpyruvate synthase, which yields MTNAVTVAKDKAYVVPFEQLRMTDVEIVGGKNASLGEMISQLAEAGVRVPTGFATTALAFRDFLNHNTLTERIAKRLETLDVDDVKALAEAGKEIRQWIVDAPMQPQLEADIRAGFDILQNSSPEELSFAVRSSATAEDLPDASFAGQQESYLNVIGVEDVLDRMKHVFASLYNDRAISYRVHKGFTHAEVALSAGVQRMVRSDVGAAGVMFTLDTESGFKDAVFITSSYGLGETVVQGAVNPDEFYVFKTTLAQGKYPIIRRSIGSKLIKMEFTKAGEEGRVKTVDVTHEQRNRFSITDEDVIELAKYAVIIEKHYERPMDIEWGKDGRDGKIFILQARPETVKSQAAGKAEQRFKLKGQSNVLATGRAIGQKIGAGPVRVIHDPSEMDRVQPGDVLVADMTDPNWEPVMKRAAAIVTNRGGRTCHAAIIARELGVPAVVGCGDATDVLKEGALVTVSCAEGDEGKIYDGLLETEITEVERGELPAIPVKIMMNVGNPQLAFDFSQLPNAGVGLARLEFIINNNIGVHPKAILEYPNIDQDLKKAVESVARGHASPRAFYVDKLTEGIATIAAAFYPKPVIVRLSDFKSNEYKKLIGGSRYEPDEENPMLGFRGASRYIADDFAEAFQMECVALKKVREEMGLDNVEIMVPFVRTLKQAERVIGLLGKFGLKRGEKGLRLIMMCEVPSNAILAEEFLQFFDGFSIGSNDLTQLTLGLDRDSGMELLAVDFDERDPAVKFLLKRAIETCLRLNKYVGICGQGPSDHPDFAQWLTDEGIASISLNPDSIIETWKQLAVSAKQ from the coding sequence ATGACTAACGCAGTTACCGTCGCAAAGGATAAGGCGTATGTAGTTCCGTTCGAGCAGTTGCGGATGACCGACGTGGAGATTGTCGGTGGCAAGAATGCGTCGCTGGGCGAGATGATCAGTCAACTCGCTGAAGCCGGCGTGCGCGTGCCCACCGGTTTCGCTACGACGGCGCTGGCATTCCGTGACTTCCTGAATCACAACACGCTGACCGAACGCATCGCCAAACGTCTCGAGACGCTCGACGTCGACGACGTGAAGGCGCTTGCCGAAGCAGGCAAGGAGATCCGTCAATGGATCGTCGACGCGCCGATGCAGCCGCAGCTCGAAGCGGATATCCGCGCAGGTTTCGACATCCTGCAAAACAGCTCGCCTGAAGAGCTGTCGTTTGCCGTGCGTTCGTCGGCAACGGCGGAAGACTTGCCGGACGCATCGTTCGCGGGTCAGCAGGAAAGCTACCTGAACGTGATCGGCGTCGAAGACGTGCTCGATCGCATGAAGCACGTGTTCGCATCGTTGTACAACGACCGCGCTATCTCCTATCGCGTCCACAAGGGCTTCACGCATGCTGAAGTCGCGTTGTCGGCGGGCGTGCAGCGCATGGTGCGCTCGGACGTCGGCGCGGCCGGCGTGATGTTCACGCTGGACACCGAATCGGGCTTTAAAGACGCCGTGTTCATCACGTCGAGCTACGGCCTGGGCGAAACGGTGGTGCAGGGCGCCGTGAATCCGGACGAGTTCTACGTCTTCAAGACCACGCTCGCGCAAGGCAAGTACCCGATCATCCGTCGCTCGATCGGCTCGAAGCTGATCAAGATGGAATTCACGAAGGCCGGCGAAGAAGGCCGCGTGAAGACCGTCGACGTGACGCACGAGCAGCGCAACCGTTTCTCGATCACCGACGAAGACGTGATCGAACTCGCGAAATACGCGGTCATCATCGAAAAGCACTACGAGCGTCCGATGGACATCGAGTGGGGCAAAGATGGCCGCGACGGCAAGATCTTCATTCTGCAGGCGCGTCCGGAAACGGTGAAGAGCCAGGCCGCGGGCAAGGCCGAGCAGCGCTTCAAGCTGAAGGGTCAGTCGAACGTGCTGGCCACGGGCCGCGCGATCGGCCAGAAGATCGGCGCAGGTCCGGTGCGCGTGATTCACGATCCGTCGGAAATGGACCGTGTGCAGCCGGGCGACGTGCTGGTCGCCGACATGACCGACCCGAACTGGGAACCGGTCATGAAGCGCGCGGCGGCGATCGTCACGAATCGTGGCGGCCGTACCTGCCACGCGGCGATTATCGCGCGTGAGCTGGGCGTGCCGGCGGTGGTCGGCTGCGGCGACGCGACCGACGTGCTGAAGGAAGGCGCGCTGGTCACGGTCTCGTGTGCGGAAGGCGACGAAGGCAAGATCTACGACGGTCTGCTCGAAACGGAAATTACCGAAGTGGAGCGCGGCGAACTGCCGGCGATTCCGGTGAAGATCATGATGAACGTCGGCAATCCGCAACTGGCTTTCGACTTCTCGCAACTGCCGAACGCCGGCGTGGGTCTGGCGCGGCTCGAGTTCATCATCAACAACAACATCGGCGTGCACCCGAAGGCGATTCTCGAGTACCCGAACATCGACCAGGACCTGAAGAAGGCGGTGGAAAGCGTCGCGCGCGGCCATGCATCGCCGCGTGCGTTCTACGTCGACAAGCTGACCGAAGGGATCGCGACGATTGCCGCCGCGTTCTATCCGAAGCCCGTGATCGTGCGTCTGTCGGACTTCAAGTCGAACGAGTACAAGAAGCTGATCGGCGGTTCGCGTTACGAGCCGGACGAAGAAAACCCGATGCTGGGTTTCCGTGGCGCGTCGCGCTACATCGCCGACGACTTCGCCGAAGCGTTCCAGATGGAATGTGTCGCGCTGAAGAAGGTGCGTGAAGAGATGGGCCTCGACAATGTCGAGATCATGGTGCCGTTCGTGCGCACGCTGAAGCAGGCGGAGCGCGTGATTGGGCTGCTCGGCAAGTTCGGCCTGAAGCGTGGCGAGAAGGGCCTGCGCCTGATCATGATGTGCGAAGTGCCGTCGAACGCGATTCTCGCCGAAGAATTCCTGCAATTCTTCGACGGTTTCTCGATCGGTTCGAACGACCTGACGCAGCTCACGCTGGGCCTCGACCGTGACTCGGGCATGGAATTGCTGGCCGTCGATTTCGACGAACGCGATCCGGCCGTCAAGTTCCTGCTCAAGCGTGCGATCGAAACCTGCCTGCGCCTGAACAAGTACGTCGGCATTTGCGGTCAGGGTCCTTCGGATCACCCGGACTTCGCACAATGGCTGACGGACGAAGGCATCGCGTCGATCTCGCTGAACCCCGACTCGATCATCGAGACGTGGAAGCAACTGGCGGTGTCGGCGAAGCAGTAA
- a CDS encoding NfeD family protein, producing the protein MAPGGLFWWIGAGVLVVLELISGTFYLLMIALGFAAAALAHIAGAPADLQFAVAAAVALAAVLLLRRSRFGRRTRKDASHNPDVNLDIGQTLTVDAWQARRARANYRGAAWDIELAPGEPEDAHLYEITALNGSCLVVIASRRAAGA; encoded by the coding sequence GTGGCGCCAGGTGGATTGTTCTGGTGGATCGGGGCGGGTGTGCTGGTCGTGCTGGAGTTGATCAGCGGTACGTTCTATCTGTTGATGATCGCGTTGGGTTTCGCCGCGGCGGCCCTTGCGCACATTGCGGGTGCGCCCGCCGATCTGCAGTTCGCGGTGGCGGCGGCCGTGGCGCTGGCCGCGGTGCTGTTGCTGCGCCGCTCGCGCTTTGGCCGCAGAACGCGCAAAGACGCTTCGCACAATCCGGACGTCAATCTCGACATCGGCCAGACCTTGACCGTCGACGCCTGGCAGGCGCGCCGCGCGCGCGCTAATTATCGCGGCGCCGCGTGGGACATCGAACTCGCGCCGGGCGAACCGGAAGACGCCCATCTTTATGAAATCACCGCGCTGAATGGCAGTTGTCTTGTCGTCATCGCCAGCAGGCGGGCGGCGGGCGCCTGA
- a CDS encoding SPFH domain-containing protein, whose protein sequence is MDVSTIVGIVVLIIVIMTAAQTLKIVPQQHAWVLERLGRYHRTLTPGLSFAVPFVDRIAYKHILKEIPLEVPSQVCITRDNTQLQVDGVLYFQVTDPMKASYGSSNFVFAITQLSQTTLRSVIGKLELDKTFEERNFINHSIVSSLDEAASNWGVKVLRYEIKDLTPPKEILHAMQAQITAEREKRALIAASEGRKQEQINIASGSREASIQKSEGERQAAINQAQGQAAAILAVAEANSQAIQKIAAAIQSNGGMEAVNLKVAEQYVTAFGNLAKQGTTLIVPGNLADMSSMIASALTIVNKGKGAPEVR, encoded by the coding sequence ATGGATGTATCGACCATCGTCGGGATAGTAGTGCTGATCATCGTGATCATGACGGCGGCGCAGACCCTCAAGATCGTGCCGCAGCAACATGCGTGGGTGCTCGAGCGGCTCGGGCGCTATCACCGTACGCTTACGCCGGGTTTGAGCTTCGCGGTGCCGTTCGTCGACCGGATTGCGTACAAGCACATCCTCAAGGAAATTCCGCTCGAAGTGCCGAGCCAGGTCTGTATTACACGCGACAACACGCAGTTGCAGGTGGACGGTGTGCTGTACTTTCAGGTCACCGATCCGATGAAGGCGTCGTACGGATCGAGCAACTTCGTGTTCGCGATCACGCAGTTGTCGCAGACCACGCTGCGCTCGGTGATCGGCAAGCTGGAACTCGACAAGACCTTCGAGGAGCGGAACTTCATCAACCACAGCATCGTGTCGTCGCTCGACGAAGCGGCGTCGAACTGGGGCGTGAAGGTGCTGCGCTACGAGATCAAGGATCTGACGCCGCCCAAGGAGATTCTCCACGCCATGCAGGCGCAGATCACCGCCGAGCGCGAAAAACGCGCGCTGATCGCGGCGTCGGAAGGGCGCAAGCAGGAGCAGATCAATATCGCGTCCGGTAGCCGCGAAGCGTCGATCCAGAAGTCCGAAGGCGAGCGGCAGGCGGCGATCAATCAGGCGCAAGGTCAGGCGGCGGCGATTCTGGCTGTCGCCGAGGCCAACTCGCAGGCAATCCAGAAGATTGCGGCGGCTATTCAGTCGAACGGTGGGATGGAAGCGGTGAACCTCAAGGTGGCCGAACAATACGTGACCGCGTTCGGCAATCTGGCGAAGCAGGGCACCACGCTGATCGTGCCGGGCAATCTGGCAGATATGAGCTCGATGATCGCGTCGGCGCTGACGATCGTGAACAAGGGGAAGGGCGCGCCCGAGGTGCGCTAA